In one Populus nigra chromosome 12, ddPopNigr1.1, whole genome shotgun sequence genomic region, the following are encoded:
- the LOC133669949 gene encoding receptor-like protein CLAVATA2, translated as MSNFVHPCLLQLLPLLFFVLVLLFCASCQSASVDLNPEDKASLLLFRSWIQDPVHGLSTWFGSNCTNWTGLVCQNHTGQVISINLRNVNLSGYIHPNLCNLLFLETLVLSENGFTGQIPLCFGRLQNLKTLDLSHNRFGGVVPDSLMRLRQLKELTLNGNHDLGGVVPWWVGNFSTNLEILDLGFNSFHGTIPESLFYCKSLKYLDLGNNYLSGDLHDFFQPLVFLNLSSNSLSGTLPCFSASIRSLGVLNLARNSIVGGIPTCIASLEELTHLNLSFNHLNYAISPRLVFSEKLLALDLSFNDLSGPLPAKIAETTEKSGLVLLDLSHNCFSGGIPLRITELKSLQALFLSHNLLTGEIPARIGNLTYLQVIDLSRNSLSGSIPLNIVGCFQLLALVLNNNNLSGQIQPELDALDSLKVLDISNNGISGEIPLTLAGCKSLEIVDFSSNNLSGNLNDAITKWSNLRYLSLARNKFSGSLPSWLFTFEEIQMMDFSGNKFSGFVPDGNFNISLEFNNGDVRRLPAEPFLAIRNVEIKVSVLVVDNSELSFNYHLSSTAGIDLSDNLLHGEIPHGLFGLQGLEYLNLSYNFLDGQVPSLEKMERLRALDLSHNSLSGQIPGNISRLKELVLLNFSYNSLSGFVPQKEGYGRFPGAFAGNPDLCVESPRVKCDSGSLPTVPGKSFEETEGPISVWIFCISAFVSFYFCVVTLFCSTRARSYLLQTKV; from the coding sequence ATGTCGAATTTTGTTCACCCTTGTTTGTTGCAATTACTGCCACTCTTGTTCTTTGTACTGGTACTGTTGTTTTGTGCATCATGCCAATCTGCCTCTGTTGATCTTAACCCAGAAGACAAAGCCTCACTTTTACTGTTCCGGTCTTGGATTCAGGACCCAGTTCATGGCTTGTCAACCTGGTTTGGTTCTAACTGCACTAACTGGACAGGTCTGGTCTGCCAAAATCACACCGGCCAGGTCATTTCTATCAACTTGAGAAACGTGAATCTGTCTGGTTATATTCACCCCAATTTGTGCaatcttttgtttcttgaaaccCTGGTTTTGTCTGAAAATGGCTTTACGGGCCAAATCCCATTGTGCTTTGGTAGGTTGCAAAATCTCAAAACCCTTGATCTTAGTCACAATAGATTTGGTGGTGTTGTGCCTGACTCACTTATGAGGCTTAGACAATTGAAGGAACTTACTTTAAATGGGAACCATGATTTGGGAGGCGTTGTTCCTTGGTGGGTTGGTAATTTCTCGACCAATTTGGAAATACTTGACTTGGGTTTCAATTCTTTTCATGGGACAATACCTGAAAGCTTGTTTTACTGCAAGTCATTGAAATATTTGGATCTTGGAAATAATTACCTGTCGGGTGATCTTCATGACTTTTTTCAGCCTCTGGTTTTTCTCAATCTCAGTTCTAATTCGCTTTCAGGTACTTTGCCTTGTTTTTCTGCTTCCATTCGATCTCTCGGTGTTTTGAATTTAGCTAGGAATTCTATTGTGGGTGGTATTCCTACATGCATTGCTTCCCTAGAAGAATTGACGCATCtgaatttatcatttaatcaCTTGAATTATGCAATATCTCCGAGACTTGTTTTCTCTGAGAAGCTTCTTGCATTGGATTTGAGTTTCAATGACCTATCTGGTCCACTTCCAGCCAAGATCGCAGAGACAACAGAGAAATCAGGCCTTGTTCTTCTTGATTTGTCCCACAATTGTTTCTCTGGTGGTATCCCTTTGAGGATCACCGAGCTGAAAAGTCTACAGGCATTGTTTCTTTCTCACAATCTTCTTACTGGGGAAATCCCTGCTAGGATTGGAAATTTGACGTATCTCCAAGTGATAGATCTTTCACGCAACTCATTGTCGGGTTCAATTCCTTTAAATATTGTTGGGTGTTTTCAGCTACTTGCTCTAGTTCTCAATAACAACAATCTCTCTGGTCAAATTCAACCAGAACTTGATGCGCTGGATAGCCTGAAAGTATTGGATATAAGCAATAATGGGATTTCTGGGGAGATTCCACTAACTTTGGCTGGCTGCAAATCACTTGAGATAGTAGATTTCAGCTCGAACAATCTCTCgggaaatttgaatgatgcaaTAACCAAATGGTCAAACCTCAGGTATCTCTCCTTGGCTCGAAACAAATTCAGTGGAAGTTTACCCAGTTGGCTGTTCACATTTGAAGAGATCCAAATGATGGATTTTTCAGGCAATAAATTCTCTGGCTTCGTACCCGATGGCAACTTCAACATTAGCTTGGAGTTCAATAATGGAGATGTTAGACGATTGCCTGCAGAGCCATTTCTTGCAATTCGAAATGTTGAGATCAAAGTATCTGTGTTGGTTGTTGATAACAGTGAATTGAGCTTCAATTACCATCTATCTTCAACTGCTGGAATTGATCTATCTGATAATTTGCTACACGGGGAGATTCCACATGGCTTATTTGGACTACAAGGTTTGGAGTATTTGAACTTGTCATACAATTTTCTTGATGGTCAGGTTCCCAGTCTAGAGAAGATGGAACGTTTAAGGGCACTGGACTTGTCACATAACTCTTTATCGGGTCAAATACCAGGAAATATTTCCAGGCTTAAAGAACTCGTACTCTTAAACTTCTCATATAACAGTTTGTCTGGATTTGTTCCCCAGAAAGAGGGGTATGGAAGGTTTCCTGGAGCATTTGCTGGAAATCCAGATTTGTGTGTGGAGTCCCCTAGAGTAAAGTGCGACTCAGGTAGCCTGCCAACTGTGCCTGGGAAGTCATTTGAAGAAACTGAAGGTCCAATTTCTGTTTGGATCTTTTGCATAAGTGCCtttgttagtttttatttttgtgttgtcACTCTATTTTGTTCCACTCGAGCAAGAAGTTATCTTCTTCAGACAAAAGTTTAA
- the LOC133669969 gene encoding uncharacterized protein LOC133669969 isoform X2, with amino-acid sequence MSVTEFAMVEELAFLVKDNLRCKHLVLSMEETFLNFLQDDSSHSDGILELQPMDAYSRLLLHRLADIFGFSHVSIGEGADRHLILERCPETSIPSILVSDILFQFDEPHTLTTSHQLLRRKDAPPVLPATSPPHNAFREREVAYFAARDRIFSRDVGEMREPIKEKPQKVLVVAHRMIAHALGQNTSLRNQGAAVRDGKGHRVKTKEQHVQEKGKIEPNSSSEAFQGIAFLPDKNINSFGKTKSNNHGSCASSQGQRNSHQVLVERGGTCNISKSQNLTGRNSTKDYSKEEHVGAAKRMFAHALGRHLGDQTTNSDRKRVDD; translated from the exons atgagcGTGACTGAGTTTGCTATg GTAGAGGAATTGGCTTTTCTGGTGAAGGATAATCTTCGTTGCAAACATCTTGTCTTGTCAATGGAAGAAACCTTTCTTAATTTCCTTCAAGATGACAG TTCCCACTCCGATGGTATCTTGGAGCTCCAACCAATGGATGCATACAGTCGTCTTCTTTTGCATCGCCTTGCTGATATATttgg GTTTTCTCATGTATCTATTGGCGAGGGAGCTGATCGTCACTTGATTTTAGAGCGGTGCCCGGAGACATCAAT ACCCTCCATCCTTGTTAGTGACATCCTATTCCAATTTGATGAACCTCACACTTTGACAACATCACATCAATTACTGAGGAGGAAAGATGCTCCCCCAG TGTTGCCGGCAACATCACCTCCTCATAATGCATTTAGGGAGAGAGAAGTAGCTTATTTTGCTGCTCGGGACCGTATTTTTTCAAGGGATGTGGGAGAAATGAGAGAACCCATTAAGGAGAAGCCACAGAAGGTACTTGTGGTTGCCCATCGAATGATAGCTCATGCTTTGGGTCAAAACACAAGTCTGCGGAACCAAGGTGCTGCTGTTAGGGATGGCAAAGGACATAGAGTGAAAACCAAAGAACAGCATGTCCAAGAAAAGGGCAAAATCGAACCTAATTCTAGCTCAGAAGCTTTTCAAGGGATTGCTTTCCTGCCTGACAAAAATATCAATTCGTTCGGTAAAACAAAGAGCAATAATCATGGATCTTGTGCTTCATCACAAGGTCAGAGGAATTCGCACCAAGTGCTGGTGGAAAGAGGCGGCACTTGTAATATCAGCAAATCTCAGAATCTAACAGGTAGAAATAGTACCAAGGACTACTCAAAAGAGGAACACGTGGGAGCTGCAAAGAGGATGTTTGCTCATGCATTGGGACGGCACTTGGGCGATCAAACAACAAACAGTGACAGAAAGCGAGTTGATGACTGA
- the LOC133669969 gene encoding uncharacterized protein LOC133669969 isoform X1, which produces MSVTEFAMVEELAFLVKDNLRCKHLVLSMEETFLNFLQDDRYSHSDGILELQPMDAYSRLLLHRLADIFGFSHVSIGEGADRHLILERCPETSIPSILVSDILFQFDEPHTLTTSHQLLRRKDAPPVLPATSPPHNAFREREVAYFAARDRIFSRDVGEMREPIKEKPQKVLVVAHRMIAHALGQNTSLRNQGAAVRDGKGHRVKTKEQHVQEKGKIEPNSSSEAFQGIAFLPDKNINSFGKTKSNNHGSCASSQGQRNSHQVLVERGGTCNISKSQNLTGRNSTKDYSKEEHVGAAKRMFAHALGRHLGDQTTNSDRKRVDD; this is translated from the exons atgagcGTGACTGAGTTTGCTATg GTAGAGGAATTGGCTTTTCTGGTGAAGGATAATCTTCGTTGCAAACATCTTGTCTTGTCAATGGAAGAAACCTTTCTTAATTTCCTTCAAGATGACAGGTA TTCCCACTCCGATGGTATCTTGGAGCTCCAACCAATGGATGCATACAGTCGTCTTCTTTTGCATCGCCTTGCTGATATATttgg GTTTTCTCATGTATCTATTGGCGAGGGAGCTGATCGTCACTTGATTTTAGAGCGGTGCCCGGAGACATCAAT ACCCTCCATCCTTGTTAGTGACATCCTATTCCAATTTGATGAACCTCACACTTTGACAACATCACATCAATTACTGAGGAGGAAAGATGCTCCCCCAG TGTTGCCGGCAACATCACCTCCTCATAATGCATTTAGGGAGAGAGAAGTAGCTTATTTTGCTGCTCGGGACCGTATTTTTTCAAGGGATGTGGGAGAAATGAGAGAACCCATTAAGGAGAAGCCACAGAAGGTACTTGTGGTTGCCCATCGAATGATAGCTCATGCTTTGGGTCAAAACACAAGTCTGCGGAACCAAGGTGCTGCTGTTAGGGATGGCAAAGGACATAGAGTGAAAACCAAAGAACAGCATGTCCAAGAAAAGGGCAAAATCGAACCTAATTCTAGCTCAGAAGCTTTTCAAGGGATTGCTTTCCTGCCTGACAAAAATATCAATTCGTTCGGTAAAACAAAGAGCAATAATCATGGATCTTGTGCTTCATCACAAGGTCAGAGGAATTCGCACCAAGTGCTGGTGGAAAGAGGCGGCACTTGTAATATCAGCAAATCTCAGAATCTAACAGGTAGAAATAGTACCAAGGACTACTCAAAAGAGGAACACGTGGGAGCTGCAAAGAGGATGTTTGCTCATGCATTGGGACGGCACTTGGGCGATCAAACAACAAACAGTGACAGAAAGCGAGTTGATGACTGA